The Huiozyma naganishii CBS 8797 chromosome 1, complete genome genome window below encodes:
- the UBP1 gene encoding ubiquitin-specific protease UBP1 (similar to Saccharomyces cerevisiae UBP1 (YDL122W); ancestral locus Anc_2.307), with amino-acid sequence MNWEDINSIFILFLSVVLFFFLLHTPTSSKITRFVLKMVNQAKRMTSYYSAPSMDDVILKRGGFVAGLVNDGNTCFMNSVLQSLASSRELAHFLDDIIEESEPNKNELNFSVAFKTLLDKLNAKYGRNRKYYRPNALLKTMESGPNKNILLGYDQEDAQEFFQQIISQLEKDLKKEDTDGDFKKEESVQPSSEDDKTPILESDLPADALLNQENLEKVGTVYIPTEQVEPNFALGKGEHESFYTPYKLLTPLDGIIAERIGCLNCGENGGIRYSVSSGLSLNLPNENIGATLKLSELLDKWVEPEIIEGVDCNRCALEAVRSHLLEQLEGFEKNEKAPPAKLIDAMKERVKVLEETLLKPAIDDEDYKKLHTDNMVRKCSKSKQVVISRPPPLLSIHINRSVFDPRTYMICKNGSRVLFKSKLNLDQWCCSPLEINLDARLPMSKKQKRSRDSSEEEEEELAYFSKLHQRFQREFEDSSEDEEPIRTDKNVKDYDPLGGQYDSDDSSSDFSSQKEDEEYIEETDALGNSVRRKVVREEDGDGENTVSKNLLLDPGNGRGVSGGNKDFEEEEEDDEAGNEGEEEDEAEKEEEVVEPPPIRGYCRNCRNFFPPVPKVSKPATPLTYSLRSVIVHYGTHNYGHYIAFRKYRGCWWRISDETVGIVTEAEVLSTPGVFMLFYEYDYDEATGKLRDDVDQEQMSDEIKIIQSTATSENQKEESEDDDLTKFGEEEQEEENEEGGGDLSDGQEQEEIKHIENVEIESNDG; translated from the coding sequence ATGAATTGGGAAGATATCAATAGCATATTTATCTTATTTTTATCCGTtgtcctcttcttctttttgttaCATACTCCAACAAGCTCCAAAATCACTAGATTTGTATTGAAAATGGTCAACCAAGCTAAACGAATGACATCCTATTATTCTGCTCCATCGATGGACGATGTCATCTTAAAAAGGGGTGGATTTGTCGCTGGGCTTGTTAATGACGGCAACACATGCTTCATGAACTCTGTTTTACAATCGCTAGCCTCCTCGAGGGAACTGGCCCATTTTTTAGATGATATTATCGAAGAATCTGAACCCAATAAGAACGAATTGAACTTCAGTGTAGCATTTAAAACTTTACTGGATAAACTAAATGCCAAATACGGTAGGAACCGGAAGTACTATAGACCAAATGCACTACTAAAAACCATGGAATCTGGCCCAAATAAAAATATCCTACTTGGCTATGACCAAGAGGATGCCCAagaattttttcaacaaatcATATCACAGTTGGAGAAAGATTTAAAGAAGGAGGATACCGATGGTGATTTTAAGAAGGAAGAGTCTGTTCAACCGTCCAGTGAAGATGACAAGACACCTATATTGGAAAGTGATCTTCCGGCTGATGCCCTTTTGAATCAAGAGAACTTGGAAAAAGTTGGGACAGTATATATTCCCACTGAACAGGTTGAGCCAAATTTTGCCCTTGGCAAAGGTGAACATGAATCTTTCTACACTCCCTATAAATTATTGACCCCATTGGACGGGATAATTGCCGAAAGAATCGGTTGTTTAAACTGTGGTGAGAATGGTGGAATCAGATACTCCGTCTCCTCCGGTTTGAGTTTGAATCTCCCAAATGAAAACATTGGGGCGACATTGAAACTTTCTGAACTATTAGATAAATGGGTGGAGCCTGAAATTATTGAAGGTGTTGATTGTAATAGATGTGCATTAGAGGCCGTTCGCTCTCACTTACTGGAACAATTAGAGggttttgaaaaaaatgagaagGCGCCACCCGCAAAACTAATTGATGCAATGAAAGAACGAGTTAAAGTTTTGGAGGAAACTTTGCTGAAACCAGCtattgatgatgaggattacaaaaaattgcaTACTGACAATATGGTGCGGAAATGTTCCAAATCTAAACAAGTTGTGATTTCCAGACCGCCTCCATTGCTATCTATTCACATCAACAGATCTGTTTTCGATCCCAGAACATACATGATTTGCAAGAATGGCTCCAGAGTGTTGTTCAAATCAAAGTTGAACCTTGATCAATGGTGTTGTTCACCCTTGGAAATCAATCTAGATGCACGTCTTCCTATGtcgaagaaacagaaacgTTCCAGGGATTCTAgtgaagaggaggaagaggaactCGCTTATTTTAGCAAGCTACATCAGCGGTTTCAACGTGAATTTGAGGACAGTAGcgaagacgaagaaccGATTAGGACTGATAAGAATGTCAAAGATTATGACCCTTTGGGAGGACAGTACGACAGTGACGACTCATCATCCGATTTTTCAAGCCAGaaggaagatgaagaaTATATTGAGGAAACGGATGCCTTGGGGAATAGTGTTAGAAGAAAGGTTGTTcgggaagaagatggcGATGGCGAAAATACAGTGAGCAAGAATCTTCTCCTAGATCCAGGAAATGGCAGGGGTGTAAGTGGTGGAAAtaaagattttgaagaggaggaagaagatgatgaagcAGGAAAtgaaggagaggaagaagatgaagcagaaaaggaagaagaggtgGTGGAACCCCCCCCAATACGAGGATATTGCAGGAACTGCAGAAACTTCTTCCCCCCAGTTCCAAAGGTTTCAAAACCCGCGACACCATTGACCTACTCTTTGCGCTCTGTTATCGTACATTATGGGACTCATAATTACGGTCATTATATTGCATTCAGAAAGTACAGAGGTTGTTGGTGGAGAATATCTGATGAGACTGTTGGTATTGTTACGGAAGCTGAGGTCTTGTCCACTCCTGGTGTTTTTATGCTCTTCTATGAGTATGATTATGACGAAGCTACTGGAAAACTGAGAGACGACGTTGATCAGGAACAAATGTCTGACGAAATTAAAATAATTCAGAGTACTGCTACTTCTGAAAATcaaaaggaggaaagtgaagacgacgacctaacaaaatttggagaggaagaacaagaagaagaaaacgagGAAGGGGGCGGAGATTTATCAGATggacaagaacaggaagaaatCAAGCATATAGAAAACGTTGAAATCGAAAGTAATGATGGGTGA
- the EXP1 gene encoding Exp1p (similar to Saccharomyces cerevisiae YDL121C; ancestral locus Anc_2.308), translating to MNPYAFLIVLVIVILFITVLPMLSGIGKFGLGDQKINTSKKAMKFNLRESKEEGDKSSIASSRSFNIKDTYEADAKHGLKKRGVSKYTGNDDPNQFDFDVDDLINEDRKEEEAAIYKRRQECNGKERETYESFV from the coding sequence ATGAATCCGTATGCTTTTTTGATTGTTTTGGTGATTGTTATACTATTTATCACTGTGCTGCCCATGTTGTCTGGTATTGGCAAGTTTGGGTTGGgtgatcaaaaaattaataCTTCGAAGAAAGCCATGAAATTTAATCTAAGAGAGAGTAAAGAGGAAGGAGATAAGTCGAGTATAGCATCATCCCGTTCTTTTAATATTAAGGATACTTATGAGGCCGATGCAAAACATGGTCTCAAAAAACGAGGTGTAAGTAAGTACACGGGTAATGATGACCCAAACCAATTCGattttgatgttgatgaTTTGATAAATGAGGACAGAAAGGAAGAGGAGGCGGCTATTTATAAGAGACGCCAAGAATGTAATGGGAAGGAACGTGAGACGTACGAAAGTTTTGTCtag
- the YFH1 gene encoding ferroxidase (similar to Saccharomyces cerevisiae YFH1 (YDL120W); ancestral locus Anc_2.309), with the protein MLSILRTNSAKLIGKLMTRGLISRGCRPYAFRSQRASLGQNLLKFYSQTSTTGTVIPPEVANLPLTTYHNEANKFLDNLLENLETLSDDFPELLPEVEYSSGVMTLVVPKLGPYVINKQPPNKQIWLASPVSGPDRFDFYQNDWVSLRNNVKLLDVLGRELRTVLPEDQVNIRKENF; encoded by the coding sequence ATGCTCTCGATTTTACGCACAAACTCTGCGAAGCTTATTGGAAAACTCATGACCAGAGGCCTAATAAGTCGAGGGTGTCGTCCATACGCTTTTCGGTCACAACGAGCTTCCCTAGGGCAAAATTTGCTAAAATTCTATTCGCAAACATCCACAACGGGTACAGTTATCCCACCAGAAGTAGCGAATTTACCTCTTACTACATACCATAATGAGGCAaacaagtttttggataaTCTGTTGGAAAATCTAGAAACGCTTAGTGACGATTTCCCTGAACTTCTTCCAGAGGTTGAATACTCTAGCGGGGTGATGACACTTGTAGTACCGAAACTTGGGCCGTATGTGATCAACAAGCAGCCTCCTAATAAGCAAATTTGGCTGGCTTCTCCGGTGTCGGGTCCTGACAGGTTCGATTTCTATCAGAATGACTGGGTATCGTTAAGAAATAATGTTAAATTGTTGGATGTGTTAGGCAGGGAGTTACGAACCGTTCTCCCTGAGGATCAAGTAAATATAAGGAAGGAAAACTTTTAA
- the HEM25 gene encoding Hem25p (similar to Saccharomyces cerevisiae YDL119C; ancestral locus Anc_2.313), with protein sequence MPSQSNSTSKSKSHLIGGFVGGLTSAVALQPLDLLKTRIQQIEHSTLFLSLKGIKNPLELWRGTLPSALRTSVGSALYLSCLNKMRTYINSHSNGAISQYNKSSTLPQLTMSQNLATGALARGLVGYILMPVTILKVRYESTMYNYTSLWQATKAIYATDGINGFFKGFGATCLRDAPYAGLYVLLYEQSKKLLPTIAPKFMISYNEDGNYARFTATGINAASAINAASIATTITAPFDTIKTRMQLQPTRFRNSWQTFSYIFKHERFNRLFSGLSMRLARKAISAGIAWGIYEELIKHFDHK encoded by the coding sequence ATGCCTTCGCAATCAAACTCAACATCCAAATCTAAGTCTCATCTCATAGGTGGCTTTGTTGGTGGCTTAACATCAGCAGTTGCATTGCAGCCGTTAGATTTGCTCAAAACAAGAATTCAACAAATAGAGCATTCAACGTTATTCTTATCCCTCAAAGGTATTAAAAATCCATTAGAATTATGGAGAGGGACACTGCCGTCTGCATTGCGAACATCTGTGGGGTCCGCACTGTACTTATCATGCCTAAACAAAATGCGAACGTACATAAACTCACATTCAAATGGGGCAATAAGTCAATACAACAAAAGCAGCACGTTACCACAGCTGACAATGTCACAAAATCTGGCAACCGGAGCCCTTGCAAGAGGACTCGTAGGGTACATCCTAATGCCGGTTACGATTTTAAAGGTGAGATACGAATCCACCATGTATAATTATACCAGTCTTTGGCAGGCAACAAAGGCTATATACGCGACGGACGGTATTAATGGTTTCTTTAAAGGGTTTGGCGCAACCTGCCTCAGAGACGCACCATATGCAGGGCTCTACGTTCTGCTATATGAACAATCAAAAAAGTTGCTGCCAACCATTGCTCCAAAATTTATGATTTCATATAACGAAGATGGAAATTATGCCAGATTCACCGCTACCGGAATCAATGCTGCGAGTGCTATCAATGCAGCAAGTATCGCTACCACAATAACTGCCCCGTTTGATACAATCAAAACCAGAATGCAACTACAACCAACGAGATTTCGAAACTCGTGGCAGACGTTCTCGTACATTTTCAAACACGAGAGATTTAACAGACTATTTAGCGGCTTGAGCATGAGGCTGGCCAGAAAGGCAATCAGTGCAGGGATTGCATGGGGAATCTACGAAGAACTAATCAAGCATTTTGATCATaaatga
- the CYK3 gene encoding Cyk3p (similar to Saccharomyces cerevisiae CYK3 (YDL117W); ancestral locus Anc_2.319) encodes MTAMASPALLPPFKVKARYGWSGQSKRDLGFLEGDIMEVTRVSGEWYYGKLLRNRKCAGYFPNNFVIVLEEKINEHLRGEKSHTPSSGFHKQDSEKMGSIPEIPSRMQTGFKNSSEISNTYAGNYSSRQNSSPHFLEKHPRKGNLKIDTNLQRLGEPSYSSSAPDLYGIQNSSSRSAGRRTTHGRVSPLKTKFKEELQTSTLPPLPPLPDVSKHARSNRHRQPVKSHSSNDIPLYSSREPTNVGNLPLQKRFSFDSDTDSNFNSNSSGVFSNSKYLDSSLTDSENSFALMSDFSATSAGSFARHKHAAQSFTDSLQRSNPPPQSAEKESNEGNKFSGLFRKFMQSKPAASSPTSARGDLPKLPTIQNLNVSENTEARDWVTVKSQLNRSRTLTKYEKHPRYMRALDNNRDLVLHPQDGIYNGLNTNEVRHGGQEGVVNVLLTQLNCDYIDAMTRKRCIKNGKLNLASWAQMTFSARYQTDLDVLRGLYIFCCEMFELIDDNNTTDFSCEPRDLDRILYSRYCTPYQLTWLFKKLASSLNITCEIVIGFLKIPDANNSEFKYNHCWLRTLVNGEWRFIDVILGNRTNPIHEFITSKKAKKADDSYFLVEPLEFIYTHVPPREFEQHIIPSLDQLSVLYLPLVFPSFFKNELRLCNYSTALSFLEDTEIFECSLEIPNDIEVFTSVVVSGIDESKQNVYQQMELSLCQIKKHRSNSGRRIALIKAVLPPGVHKGTLYIHSGVRGTQPNRANIHPLSMIVPLEHEGSDMKYEFVIRSPSEQVQRVEMYIKEPQNRYLYADNDYKFEIFQTPFDGIITNSEEHTTKQPMAIRSPSGKVYEIQKNNLKTSYGSWTANIKVNEPGIWTALVVSDSGLGWCRFAEWLCI; translated from the coding sequence ATGACTGCAATGGCATCGCCGGCCTTACTGCCGCCTTTTAAAGTTAAGGCCCGATATGGGTGGTCGGGTCAATCTAAACGTGATCTGGGGTTCCTAGAGGGGGATATAATGGAAGTTACAAGAGTATCTGGTGAATGGTACTATGGTAAGCTGctcagaaacagaaagtgTGCAGGATACTTCCCAAATAACTTTGTAATAGTTCTCGAGGAAAAAATTAATGAACACCTCAGAGGTGAGAAATCACACACTCCATCAAGTGGATTCCATAAGCAGGACTCGGAAAAAATGGGTTCTATACCAGAAATTCCATCTCGGATGCAGACTGGGTTCAAAAATTCATctgaaatttcaaatacATATGCGGGGAACTACAGTTCTCGACAGAATAGCTCTCCCCATTTCCTTGAGAAACACCCGAGAAAGGGAAATCTTAAAATTGATACCAATCTGCAACGACTCGGTGAACCATCGTATTCTAGTTCAGCCCCGGATTTATACGGAATTCAAAATTCGAGCTCAAGGTCCGctggaagaagaacgacaCATGGAAGGGTAAGCCCACTGAAAACTAAATTCAAGGAGGAGTTACAGACAAGTACTTTACCACCTTTACCGCCTTTACCGGATGTCTCCAAACATGCAAGATCAAATAGACATCGCCAGCCTGTAAAATCGCATTCTTCGAATGACATTCCATTGTACAGCTCAAGGGAACCAACAAATGTTGGTAATTTGCCCTTGCAAAAAAGGTTTTCGTTTGATTCCGATACTGATTCAAACTTTAACTCAAACTCCTCTGGTGTCTTTTCAAACTCCAAATACCTCGACTCATCCTTAACGGACAGCGAAAATAGTTTTGCGTTGATGAGTGATTTTAGTGCGACAAGCGCAGGTAGTTTTGCGAGGCATAAGCACGCGGCGCAATCATTTACGGACTCCTTACAAAGGTCAAACCCGCCTCCACAGAGCGCCGAAAAGGAAAGCAATGAAGGAAACAAGTTTTCTGGTCTTTTCCGTAAATTCATGCAGTCAAAGCCTGCCGCTTCTTCTCCGACCTCGGCAAGAGGGGATTTACCCAAATTACCAACCATTCAAAATCTAAATGTGTCTGAAAACACTGAGGCCAGAGATTGGGTTACAGTGAAATCGCAATTGAATAGGTCAAGAACCCTAACCAAATATGAGAAGCATCCGCGTTACATGCGTGCATTAGATAACAACAGGGATTTGGTACTCCATCCTCAAGACGGAATATATAATGGTCTCAACACTAACGAGGTCAGGCATGGTGGGCAAGAAGGTGTTGTAAACGTGTTATTAACCCAATTGAATTGCGATTATATCGATGCAATGACGAGGAAAAGATGTATCAAAAACGGTAAACTGAATTTGGCTTCATGGGCGCAGATGACATTTTCTGCTCGTTACCAGACAGACTTAGATGTGTTGAGAGGTCtttacattttttgttgtGAGATGTTTGAACTGATTGACGATAATAACACTACTGATTTCAGCTGCGAACCCAGAGACTTGGACAGAATATTGTACAGTAGATACTGTACTCCATATCAACTTACATGGCTGTTCAAAAAGCTAGCAAGCAGTTTGAACATAACATGTGAAATTGTTATTGGGTTCCTTAAAATTCCAGATGCTAATAACTCTGAGTTTAAATACAATCATTGCTGGTTGAGAACTTTGGTCAACGGGGAATGGAGGTTTATTGATGTCATCCTCGGAAATAGAACAAATCCGATTCACGAATTCATAACTAGTAAAAAGGCGAAGAAAGCGGATGATAGCTATTTTTTGGTAGAACCACTGGAATTCATTTACACACATGTTCCGCCAAGGGAGTTTGAACAGCATATTATTCCCAGTCTTGACCAACTCTCAGTTCTGTACCTCCCATTGGTTTTCCCAtcgtttttcaaaaacgaATTACGCTTGTGCAATTACAGTACGGCTTTGTCATTCTTAGAAGATACTGAGATTTTTGAATGTTCTCTAGAAATACCAAACGATATAGAAGTGTTCACATCAGTCGTTGTCAGTGGTATCGACGAATCCAAACAGAACGTATATCAGCAAATGGAACTGAGTTTATGTCAAATAAAGAAACACCGGAGTAACTCAGGAAGAAGAATCGCCCTAATTAAAGCAGTCTTACCACCAGGTGTTCACAAAGGTACACTATACATACACTCTGGCGTAAGAGGCACTCAACCAAACAGGGCAAACATCCATCCATTATCCATgattgttcctctggagCATGAAGGTTCGGATATGAAATACGAATTTGTGATAAGATCACCTTCAGAACAAGTACAGAGAGTGGAAATGTACATCAAGGAACCGCAGAATAGGTATTTGTATGCTGATAATGATTATAAGtttgaaattttccaaaCTCCCTTTGATGGAATTATAACAAATTCAGAAGAACATACTACAAAACAGCCAATGGCCATCAGATCACCATCCGGTAAAGTATATGAAATACAAAAGAACAACCTAAAAACAAGTTATGGTTCCTGGACAGCAAATATTAAAGTTAACGAACCAGGTATTTGGACTGCCCTTGTCGTTTCTGACTCAGGACTCGGGTGGTGTCGATTCGCCGAATGGTTATGCATATAG
- the NUP84 gene encoding Nup84p (similar to Saccharomyces cerevisiae NUP84 (YDL116W); ancestral locus Anc_2.320): MELSNVSEQKHEHFVRFADALKAFVVDTFDDANNANPFDVIKEFRSIAGESALSLVQKGSDSNNTTEYNDWELEARFWHLLQLLLSFRTADIDFDGETTVYPYNSSAVFEKELLHKDRSLYQIWIVMVWLQENIKVSERPKNLPTSKWSNTLLSGELKSADLDYPLRNPDAVIDMRDKEQDHIFFRYIYEMLLSGNFEDAYEECKLSENITLCMILCGMQEYINPQIDTQLSEEFDSQQGVKKHCLWRRTVYQLSQNSQLDPYERAIYSYISGTMPNEEVLSKCDWESELLLNLNSIIQIEVENYMISRGKVDPSELFVALPSKTQTLQEVLNMVSAKHPVESEHPVRVLMGAVISNNLETLLHSSVETLLDLVKGYESSIELLDEPYLLRIISHVGILLDIIHPGTLSKGDKVKLLTAYISILKLYELLEPIPVYICFLDEVDAMEAYSFVLSTLGDEPKVKTRQIELMKFLKLPILNILKRTTEKVFAETESNYTPDQGISITFDITNIDKHLIYAVEGLFLGHFYTDAMECTLALARRFLLNGKVGSLEYFIDRNSLENLINVYKLETLPHTGDIIDDDSSVKEILQYANLMQHFKRYAEWQKSVKLLNSDSNIPTLIEKFQEYSNCSMEMIKTFLVELTEDKNAVNFFVLYEIRALYTPYLIIELHKGLVEASKLLRIPKFVKEALGFTELVANENDGIYLLFQSSGKLKKYLTLVAHTATLVEYS, translated from the coding sequence ATGGAATTGTCAAATGTGTCTGAACAAAAGCATGAACACTTTGTCAGATTTGCAGATGCTCTAAAGGcatttgttgttgatacATTCGACGATGCGAACAACGCAAACCCGTTTGATGTTATTAAGGAGTTCCGTAGTATCGCCGGAGAATCTGCTTTGAGTTTGGTCCAGAAAGGTTCGGATTCCAACAACACAACAGAGTATAACGATTGGGAATTGGAAGCCAGATTTTGGCATTTGCTTCAATTGCTGTTGAGTTTCAGAACTGCTGATATCGATTTTGATGGAGAAACAACCGTGTATCCATATAATTCCAGCGCTGTATTTGAGAAGGAACTACTGCATAAGGACAGATCATTGTATCAAATATGGATAGTTATGGTGTGGttacaagaaaatatcaaagtCAGTGAAAGACCAAAAAATTTACCAACCTCCAAATGGTCAAATACTTTACTTTCAGGGGAACTAAAAAGTGCAGACCTAGATTATCCGTTAAGAAATCCAGATGCTGTTATTGATATGCGAGATAAAGAGCAAGATCACATCTTTTTCAGATATATCTACGAAATGTTGCTAAgtggaaattttgaagatgcATACGAAGAGTGTAAACTGTCAGAAAATATCACGCTATGCATGATTCTATGCGGGATGCAAGAGTATATAAACCCACAGATTGATACACAGTTATCCGAAGAATTCGATAGCCAACAAGGTGTGAAAAAGCATTGTTtatggagaagaacagttTATCAACTATCTCAAAACTCTCAATTGGATCCTTATGAGCGTGCAATTTACAGCTACATATCTGGTACAATGCCAAATGAAGAAGTGTTAAGCAAGTGTGATTGGGAATCAGAACTGCTATTAAATTTAAACTCGATTATCCAAATCGAAGTTGAAAATTACATGATATCCCGAGGGAAAGTGGATCCATCGGAACTATTTGTGGCCTTGCCCTCTAAAACGCAGACATTACAGGAGGTACTAAACATGGTGTCTGCAAAGCACCCGGTTGAAAGTGAGCACCCCGTCAGAGTTCTTATGGGTGCAGTTATCTCGAATAATTTGGAGACATTACTTCATTCTTCCGTCGAAACGTTATTAGATCTTGTAAAGGGGTATGAGTCCAGCATAGAATTACTCGATGAACCATATTTATTGAGAATAATCAGCCACGTTGGTATATTATTGGATATCATTCATCCCGGTACACTATCAAAAGGCGACAAGGTGAAGCTACTAACGGCTTATATCAGTATCTTGAAGCTATATGAATTGTTAGAACCAATACCAGTTTATATTTGCTTTCTCGACGAAGTTGATGCAATGGAAGCCtattcttttgttctgtcCACTCTGGGCGATGAGCCAAAAGTTAAAACAAGGCAAATTGAATTAATGAAATTTTTAAAATTGCCAATATTGAACATACTGAAACGTACAACAGAGAAAGTTTTTGCTGAGACCGAATCCAATTATACTCCGGATCAAGGCATTTCAATCACATTCGATATCACAAACATCGATAAGCATTTGATATATGCGGTAGAGGGGTTATTTTTAGGGCATTTTTACACTGACGCCATGGAGTGCACTTTGGCGTTGGCAAGAAGATTTCTATTGAATGGTAAGGTAGGATCTTTGGAGTATTTCATAGATCGTAATTCTCTTGAGAATTTGATTAATGTTTACAAATTGGAAACGTTACCCCACACTGGCGATATCATAGATGATGATTCCTCAGTTAAAGAAATACTGCAATATGCAAACTTGATGCAGCATTTCAAAAGATACGCCGAATGGCAGAAGTCTGTTAAATTGCTAAACTCGGATTCAAACATTCCAACTTTGATTgagaaatttcaagaatatTCAAACTGCAGTATGGAAATGATaaaaacatttttggtAGAGCTGACAGAAGATAAAAATGCGgttaatttttttgttctaTACGAGATCCGTGCCCTTTACACACCCTATTTGATAATTGAGTTACACAAGGGTTTGGTGGAAGCTTCTAAACTGTTGCGTATCCCCAAATTTGTTAAGGAGGCGTTGGGTTTCACCGAACTTGTAGCAAATGAAAATGACGGTATTTATCTACTATTCCAATCAAGTGGAAAACTGAAAAAGTATCTGACCTTAGTCGCCCATACGGCAACTTTGGTTGAATACTCCTAA
- the IWR1 gene encoding Iwr1p (similar to Saccharomyces cerevisiae IWR1 (YDL115C); ancestral locus Anc_2.322): MNERPEFLRVKRRRDDDSVQALLLEEESKKKNKRAKYVFKLTKTLNDNIYAGEEELYSPLLKLSNHGDHRHFILEQHLKKGKEILRDNTEQSTVQEQKQFLPNYDTSSQNLPPEIAKMVDSYLQITEEKSKTDGEIKKKPSKKHFHTAVAKLPSLDYVYDVYKLEEIPEDEISSYPIDNIGFVKIVNKNMDLIPDAESDGELLRSDDEDSNDENYYRNDYPEDEDDDRSVLFDYAGEEEAAEEDEEEQEVKAEIEAASITNWDERKGGLNTSQNAETLVQNDPYDALFRKLEGSENILESLSNHHVIDMDASSFDYMYDEQEEIMDDTDENNVSQHGNEEPNSRNEFFPSDIDDPLAQHRDKIFGDLQRMIDEKK, from the exons ATGAATGAAAGACCGGAATTTTTAAGAgtgaaaagaaggagagacGATGATTCTGTACAGGCACTAT TActggaggaagaaagtaagaagaagaataagagGGCCAAATATGTGTTTAAGCTAACAAAAACACTTAATGATAATATTTATGCAGGTGAGGAAGAACTCTATAGTCCACTGTTGAAATTGTCAAATCACGGGGATCATCGACATTTCATTTTAGAACAGCACCTAAAGAAGGGAAAAGAGATATTAAGGGATAATACGGAACAAAGCACTGTGCAGGAACAGAAGCAATTTTTACCGAACTATGATACATCTTCTCAAAACCTACCCCCAGAGATTGCTAAAATGGTCGATAGCTACTTGCAGATCACTGAAGAAAAGTCCAAAACGGATGGTGagataaagaagaaacccAGTAAGAAGCATTTTCACACAGCCGTGGCTAAGTTGCCTAGTTTAGATTACGTTTATGACGTGTAcaaactggaagaaattcCTGAAGATGAAATATCCTCATATCCTATTGATAATATTGGTTTTGTGAAAATTGTCAATAAAAACATGGACCTGATCCCGGACGCTGAATCCGACGGGGAATTGTTACGGTCTGATGAcgaggattccaatgacGAGAATTACTATAGAAACGATTATCCagaggatgaagatgatgataGATCAGTCCTCTTCGATTATGCTGGCGAGGAGGAAGCCGCGGAGgaagatgaggaagaacaggaaGTCAAAGCTGAAATCGAAGCAGCTTCTATCACAAACTGGGATGAAAGGAAGGGTGGGTTAAATACCTCTCAGAATGCCGAAACGTTGGTACAAAATGACCCGTATGATGCTCTTTTTAGGAAGCTAGAAGGAAGtgagaatattttggaatCACTGAGTAACCACCACGTCATCGATATGGATGCTTCAAGTTTCGATTATATGTATGATgagcaagaggaaataATGGACGATACGGATGAAAACAATGTCAGCCAGCATGGCAATGAAGAACCCAATTCAAGGAATGAATTTTTCCCTAGTGATATAGACGATCCGCTTGCCCAACATCGAgataaaatttttggaGACCTACAAAGAATGattgatgaaaagaaatGA